From one Nocardioides scoriae genomic stretch:
- the panC gene encoding pantoate--beta-alanine ligase gives MTRLVGSRAELHEALAGRTGRVALVPTMGALHEGHAALVARARREVGDDAPLVVSVFVNPLQFAPGEDLDRYPRTLDADLEVCAAGGVDLVLAPSVDEVYPGGPPEVTVHPGPLGARLEGASRPTHFTGVLTVVAKLFGLVRPDVAVFGEKDYQQLALVRRMAEDLCLGVDVVGATTVREADGLALSSRNRFLDAEARAHALALSRALAAGRDAAPRGAAAVLAAARAELDGAAGVDLDYLELGAPDLGPAPAAGPARLLVAARVGGVRLIDNTGLELGPDLPS, from the coding sequence GTGACCCGTCTCGTCGGCTCGCGGGCCGAGCTGCACGAGGCCCTCGCCGGCCGGACCGGCCGCGTGGCGCTGGTGCCGACGATGGGGGCGCTCCACGAGGGCCACGCCGCCCTGGTGGCCCGGGCCCGCCGCGAGGTCGGGGACGACGCCCCGCTGGTCGTCTCGGTGTTCGTCAACCCGCTCCAGTTCGCGCCGGGCGAGGACCTCGACCGCTACCCGCGCACGCTGGACGCCGACCTCGAGGTCTGCGCCGCCGGAGGCGTCGACCTGGTGCTCGCCCCGTCGGTCGACGAGGTCTACCCCGGCGGCCCGCCCGAGGTGACCGTCCACCCCGGCCCGCTCGGGGCCCGCCTGGAGGGGGCCTCGCGGCCCACCCACTTCACGGGCGTGCTGACGGTCGTGGCCAAGCTCTTCGGCCTGGTGCGGCCCGACGTCGCGGTGTTCGGCGAGAAGGACTACCAGCAGCTCGCCCTGGTCCGCCGGATGGCCGAGGACCTGTGCCTGGGCGTCGACGTCGTCGGCGCGACGACGGTGCGCGAGGCCGACGGCCTGGCGCTGTCGAGCCGCAACCGCTTCCTCGACGCCGAGGCCCGCGCCCACGCGCTGGCGCTCTCCCGCGCCCTGGCGGCCGGCCGCGACGCGGCCCCGCGGGGTGCGGCGGCCGTGCTGGCGGCGGCCCGTGCCGAGCTGGACGGCGCCGCGGGCGTCGACCTCGACTACCTCGAGCTCGGGGCGCCCGACCTCGGGCCCGCCCCCGCGGCCGGCCCGGCCCGGCTGCTCGTGGCGGCCCGCGTGGGCGGCGTGCGCCTCATCGACAACACCGGCCTGGAGCTCGGGCCGGACCTCCCGTCCTGA
- a CDS encoding Rossmann-like and DUF2520 domain-containing protein yields the protein MARIGVVGAGRVGAVLSAALRAAGHEVVAAAGDSAASRSRIADLLPGVEVAKPTAVARSCDLLLLTVPDDMLDNVATTLVGAGAIRPGQVVVHTSGRHGLAVLHAVSAAGARPIAMHPAMTFTGTEVDLDRLAGCVFGVTAGPEERRLAEALVTDLRGVAMWVPEDKRTLYHAGLAHGANHLVTLVNQAMEMLAASGAEDPAAVLRPLLTAALDNALSAGDAALTGPIVRGDVRTVRDHLREIETSAPTTVPSYVAMARATAERAMLDGRLLPIRASRIVGVLDDALARHRGATGATPAHLLPGHR from the coding sequence ATGGCCCGAATCGGGGTTGTCGGCGCCGGCCGTGTCGGCGCCGTCCTGTCCGCAGCGCTGCGCGCCGCCGGCCACGAGGTCGTGGCCGCTGCCGGTGACTCGGCCGCCTCGCGGTCGCGGATCGCCGACCTGCTGCCCGGCGTCGAGGTCGCCAAGCCGACCGCCGTCGCCCGCTCGTGCGACCTGCTGCTGCTCACCGTGCCCGACGACATGCTCGACAACGTCGCGACCACGCTCGTGGGCGCCGGAGCGATCCGGCCCGGCCAGGTCGTCGTGCACACCTCGGGCCGCCACGGCCTGGCCGTGCTGCACGCCGTGTCCGCCGCCGGGGCCCGACCGATCGCCATGCACCCCGCGATGACCTTCACCGGCACCGAGGTCGACCTCGACCGGCTGGCGGGCTGCGTCTTCGGCGTCACCGCCGGACCGGAGGAGCGCCGCCTGGCCGAGGCCCTGGTGACCGACCTGCGCGGGGTCGCCATGTGGGTGCCCGAGGACAAGCGCACGCTCTACCACGCGGGCCTGGCCCACGGCGCCAACCACCTCGTCACGCTGGTCAACCAGGCGATGGAGATGCTCGCCGCGTCCGGCGCCGAGGACCCCGCCGCGGTGCTGCGCCCGCTGCTGACGGCCGCGCTCGACAACGCGTTGTCGGCCGGCGACGCCGCCCTCACCGGCCCGATCGTGCGCGGCGACGTCCGCACCGTGCGCGACCACCTGCGCGAGATCGAGACCAGCGCGCCCACCACCGTCCCGTCGTACGTCGCGATGGCCCGCGCCACCGCCGAGCGCGCGATGCTCGACGGGCGGCTGCTGCCGATCCGGGCCTCGCGCATCGTGGGCGTCCTCGACGACGCGCTGGCCCGCCACCGGGGCGCCACCGGCGCGACCCCGGCCCACCTGCTGCCCGGCCACCGGTGA
- a CDS encoding CDP-glycerol glycerophosphotransferase family protein, producing MSTAMHRVLGSGPVRRARVRLRPVRARLAPLERRVRRARLPLLSVVVPVHDAATTLERCVDSVLQQAWLRVEVVLVADGADPASLRVARDLAARHREVRLVEQDQQGVGAARNRGVDQARGTLLAFLDADDTVPEQGYLRLVRALRSSGSDQAVGGLTLEEGGRSQRPPWMEESNGTRRLATTVAAHPDLLAHLYLGPRVFLRRAWDAAGLRFSTTTQFPDLDLVVRSTTGAASLDVVAAACYHQLSRPDGRSLAQRSLRDPALGADRVVQARLALSLLSEAPEEQRLAAARGVVRLLTDVVRYAVVYGEPSWSTVSAEVRALADTLDDDAWVHLPLFERILTLLSAEGGLDAAERFLEHSFMNRAGYPYTLEHGRPVVHLDMLDGLQTDDDHLTAIADGELRLRTRLNAAVWTAPTRLRVVGTAFVDYLTAASPEATTRLVLVERGSGEETVVETRHAPDVEVNRWAGRGYEDLTDAAFEAELDLVELGLQRDVPATYDVLVEHEAAGRVRRGSFQVRHLEGAAGLLEQGGVPGTAWTPVWRPFRGLSLVRRPGADPAPPPAPSRPEVVSFALDGDHLVAVLSLAGRGPGRARRGAEEDLRLSLRGPRTGTPWVEGRPTGTPGTLEFRLPLLVDEWGTGPAHLPSDRYHVRLRREGRPDEPVGLERRLHLALPSIMSDDEQSISPEVELDGALRLRIAPPQWERDQPPYGRLQLRDVVYPAARELPLLDLVVFDTFAGKSSGDQPGALCAEIASRGLDLDLVVAVVDHSVTVPAGSRAVVRMSREHVELLARARYVVVNAGLPYFFRKRPDQAVLQTWHGSPLKRIGHDRILNDVSNWNHRRELLTARDQWDFLVSQSPFCTEKLRSAFRYSGTILEEGYPRNDVLSSPERDRIRSEVRAALGIAEDARVVLYAPTWRDNLRSGAVYHKVIYLEPDEVAQTLDCTVLVRGHYNSIKAAEERHPDPRVIDVTRYPDIALLYVAADTMVTDYSSAFFDFAAIDRPMVFLAPDLAAYRDDNRGFYVDYHETVPGPVCLTNDEVVEELRTVFADPTTGAERRAAFRRDFAPYDDGHVSRRVVDALFERFPPPPAAGPAV from the coding sequence GTGAGCACCGCCATGCACAGGGTCCTGGGTTCCGGCCCCGTACGCCGGGCGCGGGTGCGCCTGCGGCCGGTGCGGGCCAGGCTCGCGCCCCTCGAGCGCCGCGTGCGCCGGGCCCGGCTGCCGCTGCTGAGCGTGGTCGTGCCCGTCCACGACGCGGCGACGACGCTGGAGCGGTGCGTCGACAGCGTGCTGCAGCAGGCCTGGCTGCGCGTCGAGGTCGTGCTGGTCGCCGACGGGGCCGACCCGGCCTCGCTGCGGGTCGCGCGGGACCTGGCGGCGCGGCACCGCGAGGTGCGGCTCGTCGAGCAGGACCAGCAGGGCGTGGGCGCGGCCCGCAACCGCGGCGTCGACCAGGCGCGCGGCACCCTCCTGGCGTTCCTCGACGCCGACGACACGGTGCCCGAGCAGGGCTACCTGCGGCTGGTCCGGGCGCTGCGCTCCAGCGGCTCCGACCAGGCGGTCGGCGGACTCACCCTGGAGGAGGGCGGGCGCTCGCAGCGACCGCCGTGGATGGAGGAGTCCAATGGCACCCGCCGCCTGGCCACCACCGTGGCGGCCCACCCCGACCTGCTGGCCCACCTCTACCTCGGGCCGCGGGTGTTCCTGCGCCGTGCCTGGGACGCGGCCGGCCTGCGCTTCTCCACCACCACGCAGTTTCCTGACCTCGACCTCGTCGTCCGCTCGACCACGGGTGCCGCGAGCCTCGACGTCGTCGCCGCCGCCTGCTACCACCAGCTGTCGCGGCCCGACGGCCGCTCCCTGGCCCAGCGCTCGCTGCGCGACCCGGCGCTGGGGGCCGACCGCGTGGTCCAGGCCCGGCTGGCGCTGTCCCTGCTCTCGGAGGCTCCCGAGGAGCAGCGGCTGGCGGCCGCGCGGGGCGTGGTGCGCCTGCTGACCGACGTCGTGCGCTACGCCGTGGTGTACGGCGAGCCCAGCTGGTCGACCGTCAGCGCCGAGGTGCGGGCCCTGGCCGACACCCTCGACGACGACGCCTGGGTCCACCTGCCGCTGTTCGAGCGGATCCTCACGCTGCTGAGCGCCGAGGGCGGGCTGGACGCGGCCGAGCGCTTCCTCGAGCACTCCTTCATGAACCGTGCGGGCTACCCCTACACGCTCGAGCACGGCCGTCCGGTCGTCCACCTGGACATGCTCGACGGCCTGCAGACCGACGACGACCACCTGACGGCCATCGCCGACGGCGAGCTGCGGCTGCGGACCCGCCTCAACGCCGCCGTGTGGACCGCCCCGACCCGGCTGCGCGTGGTCGGCACGGCGTTCGTCGACTACCTGACCGCCGCCTCCCCGGAGGCCACGACCCGGCTGGTGCTGGTGGAGCGCGGGAGCGGCGAGGAGACGGTCGTGGAGACCCGCCACGCGCCCGACGTGGAGGTCAACCGCTGGGCCGGGCGCGGCTACGAGGACCTCACCGACGCGGCCTTCGAGGCCGAGCTCGACCTGGTGGAGCTGGGCCTGCAGCGCGACGTGCCGGCCACCTACGACGTCCTGGTCGAGCACGAGGCCGCCGGCCGGGTGCGCCGCGGCTCCTTCCAGGTCCGCCACCTCGAGGGCGCGGCCGGCCTGCTGGAGCAGGGCGGCGTGCCCGGCACCGCCTGGACGCCCGTGTGGCGGCCCTTCCGCGGCCTCTCCCTGGTGCGCCGGCCCGGCGCCGACCCGGCGCCGCCGCCCGCCCCCAGCCGACCGGAGGTGGTGTCGTTCGCGCTGGACGGCGACCACCTGGTCGCCGTGCTCTCGCTGGCCGGGCGGGGCCCCGGCCGCGCCCGCCGGGGCGCCGAGGAGGACCTGCGGCTGTCGCTGCGCGGCCCGCGCACCGGCACCCCCTGGGTCGAGGGCCGCCCCACGGGGACGCCCGGCACCCTGGAGTTCCGGCTGCCGCTGCTCGTCGACGAGTGGGGCACCGGCCCTGCTCACCTGCCCAGCGACCGCTACCACGTGCGGTTGCGCCGCGAGGGCCGGCCGGACGAGCCGGTCGGGCTGGAGCGCCGCCTGCACCTGGCGCTGCCGAGCATCATGAGCGACGACGAGCAGAGCATCTCGCCCGAGGTCGAGCTCGACGGAGCGCTGCGGCTGCGGATCGCCCCGCCCCAGTGGGAGCGCGACCAGCCGCCGTACGGCCGGCTGCAGCTGCGCGACGTCGTCTACCCGGCCGCTCGGGAGCTGCCGCTGCTCGACCTGGTCGTCTTCGACACCTTCGCCGGCAAGTCGAGCGGCGACCAGCCGGGTGCGCTGTGCGCCGAGATCGCCTCCCGCGGCCTCGACCTCGACCTGGTCGTGGCCGTGGTCGACCACTCCGTCACCGTGCCCGCCGGGTCGCGCGCGGTCGTGCGGATGTCGCGCGAGCACGTGGAGCTCCTGGCCCGGGCGCGCTACGTCGTGGTCAACGCCGGCCTGCCCTACTTCTTCCGCAAGCGCCCCGACCAGGCGGTGCTGCAGACCTGGCACGGCAGCCCGCTCAAGCGGATCGGCCACGACCGGATCCTCAACGACGTCAGCAACTGGAACCACCGCCGCGAGCTGCTCACCGCCCGCGACCAGTGGGACTTCCTGGTCAGCCAGAGCCCCTTCTGCACCGAGAAGCTGCGCAGCGCCTTCCGCTACTCCGGCACCATCCTGGAGGAGGGCTACCCCCGCAACGACGTGCTCAGCTCGCCCGAGCGCGACCGGATCCGGTCGGAGGTGCGGGCGGCGCTCGGCATCGCGGAGGACGCCCGGGTGGTGCTCTACGCCCCCACCTGGCGCGACAACCTGCGCTCGGGCGCGGTCTACCACAAGGTGATCTACCTCGAGCCCGACGAGGTCGCGCAGACCCTCGACTGCACCGTGCTGGTGCGCGGCCACTACAACTCGATCAAGGCCGCGGAGGAGCGCCACCCCGACCCGCGCGTCATCGACGTCACCCGCTACCCCGACATCGCGCTGCTCTACGTCGCCGCGGACACGATGGTCACCGACTACTCCTCGGCGTTCTTCGACTTCGCCGCGATCGACCGCCCGATGGTGTTCCTGGCGCCCGACCTCGCGGCGTACCGCGACGACAACCGGGGCTTCTACGTCGACTACCACGAGACGGTGCCCGGCCCGGTGTGCCTGACCAACGACGAGGTCGTCGAGGAGCTGCGCACGGTCTTCGCCGACCCCACCACCGGGGCCGAGCGGCGGGCCGCCTTCCGCCGCGACTTCGCGCCGTACGACGACGGGCACGTCTCGCGTCGCGTCGTCGACGCGCTGTTCGAGCGGTTCCCGCCGCCGCCGGCAGCCGGTCCGGCGGTCTGA